The nucleotide window GCGGTAGAGCTCCTTGGCCTGAGCATCCCCGCTCATCTCGCGGTAAAGGCCCGCGGCCACCTCAAGCTTCTCCCGGGATACAGTGTGAAGAGCCTTAACGGTCTCCAGAAGAGCCTCCCTGTCCTTCTCGCCATAGATGGCAGGGAATTTGTTCTCAAAAGCGGAATGAAGCGATTCCAGACGGGAAAGCCGGGACTTAATCTCCTCAACGTTCATGGGAAAACCCCCTGGCCATAACTTGCCCCCTCCCCCTACTTGTAGTTTTCGATGCAGTCCCGTTCTGGTTATCCGCTACTTTTGGAACTTGTGAACCAATCGTAGCGGATAACCTTCCACCCTCCCATCTTCATCGGCCGGCTTTCGGGGGGAACGGAAACTCCCCACATCTTCAGGGCTCTAAGCGAAATATTCCAAGAGCCGACCACATCACGATCGGCCTCAAAACCACACTTTGGACACTTCAAAACCCTGTGCCCATTCGGGCTTAACTTCTCCCCACATACCGGACACAGGGAGGAAGTGAAAGCAGGATTCACGAAAACAACCTTAACTCCCCTTAGTTTAGCCTTGTATTCAATGGTTGATTGAAGTTTGCGAAAACTCCACCTGTGAAGCCTACCATTCATCTCAGCCGAATACCTAATCGAATCCCGGATTTCCGTCAAGTCTTCCAGAGCAATCCCACCGTATTTCCCAGCAATTTCCACGATTTTGTTAGCCAACTTGTGATAAAGGTCATTAAGCCTGTTTCTTTCTCTCTCCCCATATTTTTCAAGAAGCTCTTTCCTTTTCCTACCTGTTCTCAACTTTCTTTGAATTCTTCGTCTCTTCACGAAGTAACCAGTCCTAATTTCCCGCTCGTGAGTGATGATTTGAACAAACCCGCCATCTGGAAGGCTCAAAGTCACGTTGTTCTCATTCAAATCCACTCCAACGAAAACCTTCGGCTCGCTAACTTCAACCTCCTTCGAGAAAACAACGTTGAGGAAAACGCCCTTTGGCGTTCTAACAAGCCAAGCCTGTCCAACCTTCCAATCCTTAAACCTCTCGTGGTATTTTGCAGGATAAAACTCTAAAGAAATCCTCCCTTCAGGAGTGGAGAGTTTCACGGTTCTGTTCTCTAAATCGAGTTTGAACAAGTGGTCGTCGAGCATTATGACTTCCTTCTTAAAAATAGGCTCCCCCTCAGCTTTCCCCTTCTTCCTCCGCTTCCTAAAACTCTTGAATATTGCAGTGGCCATCTGGCAAGCCGTGTAAAGGTAATGGCTTGGGAGTTCGTGGTATTCTTTGCGTAATCCCTTGTAAGTTTCCTTCTTCAGCCGGTAAAAGCCCGTAACGTTGTTCTCAAAAGCGTAAGTTATGAGAAGGTTCACAATCTCACGATAAGTTTGGAAAAGCTCATCTAATCCTTCAGGAGTTTCCTTCAGCTTGAATTTTGCCGTGAGTTTGATTGTTTCACTCGGCATTTTCCAGCTCCTTTTTTGTTTTCTTAATCCAGTCTTTAATGGCTTCCTCAATTGCAACGCTTAGGACTCCCCTCTTATCTCCATAGCGTTTTTTGGCGAGTTTTTTGAACTCTTCAA belongs to Thermococcus camini and includes:
- a CDS encoding RNA-guided endonuclease InsQ/TnpB family protein, which translates into the protein MPSETIKLTAKFKLKETPEGLDELFQTYREIVNLLITYAFENNVTGFYRLKKETYKGLRKEYHELPSHYLYTACQMATAIFKSFRKRRKKGKAEGEPIFKKEVIMLDDHLFKLDLENRTVKLSTPEGRISLEFYPAKYHERFKDWKVGQAWLVRTPKGVFLNVVFSKEVEVSEPKVFVGVDLNENNVTLSLPDGGFVQIITHEREIRTGYFVKRRRIQRKLRTGRKRKELLEKYGERERNRLNDLYHKLANKIVEIAGKYGGIALEDLTEIRDSIRYSAEMNGRLHRWSFRKLQSTIEYKAKLRGVKVVFVNPAFTSSLCPVCGEKLSPNGHRVLKCPKCGFEADRDVVGSWNISLRALKMWGVSVPPESRPMKMGGWKVIRYDWFTSSKSSG